Proteins from a genomic interval of Chroococcidiopsis thermalis PCC 7203:
- a CDS encoding ATP-binding protein gives MRTIDCQEAIEAIDELMLLKAGRRLSQDEQLVIEAAWEDKHYKEIAQTHSSTIDRLQRDVGQKLWILLTGILGNGEKITKKRLRSILERRMVAGFLLSSAPSQSNPVNTSAIPVIGGQPPNVQTFFGREVELNQLREAIANCRCLVIYGAPGIGKSAMSAKLIEEISTKRQPQFDCLIWQSVHYGPTLKGLLVNLLDDLALPAIPEQHLPQNTQELATLLIETLSMRRCLIVLDSAEAWLRKDRNSSFNLYGEQYSESGVFFRRIIEAKHSSCIILICREPFKDLMKLQRSGRPSDSFKLEGLNVKAAGEILRTRRLTDEQKWSELLEPYLGNPAAIELVASRIENFFSGSVAEFLHYKTLLTSEIFRQTLAHQYQPERLSILEQQILSHLAQRADDTNDFVSFIQMVEELHVRLPSSLSVSELMSSIENLNSFSLIIRNKSWKNKRAFLKTSTSIKKIYSSREASKIITYSPRFFDIKYAYYCPQYPPLLLGGTSRCRRTS, from the coding sequence TTGCGAACGATTGATTGTCAAGAAGCTATTGAAGCAATAGACGAGCTAATGCTTCTCAAAGCAGGTAGACGCTTGAGCCAGGATGAACAGCTCGTTATAGAAGCGGCTTGGGAAGACAAACACTACAAGGAGATAGCCCAAACTCACTCCTCCACAATCGATCGGTTACAGCGCGATGTCGGGCAAAAGTTGTGGATTTTGCTGACAGGAATTTTAGGGAATGGGGAAAAAATTACCAAGAAACGGCTGCGGAGCATCTTAGAACGAAGAATGGTAGCAGGCTTCCTTTTGTCATCCGCTCCCAGTCAGTCCAATCCTGTTAATACCTCTGCTATACCCGTGATTGGGGGACAGCCTCCTAACGTGCAGACTTTTTTTGGACGCGAGGTAGAACTGAATCAACTGAGGGAAGCGATCGCCAATTGCCGCTGCTTAGTTATCTATGGAGCGCCAGGAATTGGTAAAAGTGCTATGTCCGCAAAATTAATCGAAGAAATCAGTACAAAGCGTCAGCCCCAGTTCGATTGTTTAATTTGGCAATCAGTTCACTATGGTCCGACACTTAAAGGCTTACTCGTCAATCTGCTTGACGATCTAGCTCTACCAGCAATCCCAGAGCAACATCTACCTCAAAACACGCAAGAGCTAGCTACTCTCTTAATAGAAACACTCTCCATGCGTCGTTGTCTAATAGTACTAGATAGTGCCGAAGCCTGGTTGCGAAAAGATAGAAATAGTAGCTTCAATCTCTATGGCGAGCAATACTCGGAATCTGGCGTTTTCTTCCGTCGAATTATAGAAGCAAAGCACTCTAGCTGCATTATTTTAATCTGTAGAGAGCCTTTCAAAGACTTAATGAAATTACAACGTTCGGGACGACCAAGTGATTCGTTCAAGCTGGAAGGATTGAATGTGAAAGCAGCTGGAGAAATTTTGCGAACTAGAAGATTAACTGACGAGCAGAAATGGTCAGAATTGCTCGAACCCTACTTAGGCAATCCCGCAGCAATCGAATTAGTTGCCAGTCGTATTGAAAATTTCTTTAGCGGCAGTGTAGCTGAATTCCTTCACTATAAAACTCTTTTGACATCTGAAATATTTAGGCAAACTTTAGCTCATCAATACCAGCCTGAAAGATTGAGCATTTTGGAACAGCAAATCTTAAGCCATTTAGCCCAAAGAGCAGACGATACAAATGATTTTGTTAGCTTTATACAGATGGTTGAAGAATTACACGTTCGACTGCCAAGCAGTTTATCTGTCTCAGAACTCATGAGTTCTATAGAAAATCTCAACAGTTTTTCTTTAATTATAAGAAATAAAAGCTGGAAAAACAAAAGAGCTTTTCTTAAAACTTCCACCTCTATTAAAAAAATATATTCTTCAAGAGAAGCAAGTAAAATTATTACGTACAGCCCACGCTTTTTCGACATCAAATATGCGTATTATTGCCCGCAATACCCTCCGTTGCTTCTGGGAGGAACATCCAGATGCAGAAGAACCTCTTAA
- a CDS encoding helix-turn-helix domain-containing protein translates to MEIHPIKNERDYQAALREIELLFDAQPNTPELERLDILSTLVEAYEKTHYPISSPDPIEAIAYYMESRGLSSKDLEQCLGSYEGVLEVLARKQPLTLEMIRCLNQELGIPAEILIQPYTLAETSA, encoded by the coding sequence ATGGAAATTCATCCGATTAAAAACGAGCGAGATTACCAAGCTGCACTGAGAGAAATTGAGTTGCTGTTTGACGCACAACCCAATACTCCCGAATTAGAGCGATTGGATATTCTCAGTACGTTAGTTGAAGCCTACGAAAAAACTCATTATCCTATTTCCAGCCCCGATCCAATTGAGGCGATCGCGTACTACATGGAATCACGCGGACTTTCTAGCAAAGATTTAGAACAATGTCTTGGAAGCTATGAGGGAGTATTAGAAGTTTTAGCGCGGAAACAACCCCTGACCCTAGAAATGATTCGTTGCTTGAATCAAGAGTTAGGCATTCCCGCAGAAATTCTGATTCAGCCGTATACCTTAGCCGAAACTTCTGCATAA
- a CDS encoding IS701 family transposase, with the protein MAEQVGYVNPYRFQHLLGRAQWSADAVCAEVRQYAMEHLKSETDILAIDETGFLKQGEQSVGVQVQYYGTTGHLENCQVGVFMSYISDKGHTLIDRRLYLPRSWSEDQNKRKKGAIPEAIKFATSPQLAQQMLESAFKDGIRPTWFVALEVYGNDGSQAVVAGEDCQTTVYTHSQQEAACSYWMATLSSLRPSSAEG; encoded by the coding sequence ATGGCAGAACAAGTAGGCTATGTCAATCCCTATCGCTTCCAGCATCTACTAGGGCGAGCGCAGTGGAGCGCGGATGCAGTATGTGCAGAAGTTAGGCAGTATGCGATGGAGCATTTGAAGAGTGAAACAGATATTTTGGCAATTGATGAAACAGGCTTTCTCAAACAAGGAGAGCAATCAGTAGGGGTGCAGGTGCAGTATTACGGTACGACTGGACATTTGGAGAACTGCCAAGTGGGTGTGTTCATGTCCTATATCAGTGATAAAGGGCATACGTTAATAGATCGCCGCCTGTATCTACCGCGCTCGTGGAGCGAAGATCAAAACAAACGTAAGAAGGGAGCAATTCCAGAAGCAATTAAATTTGCAACTTCGCCTCAATTAGCGCAACAGATGTTGGAATCAGCCTTTAAAGACGGAATACGCCCCACCTGGTTTGTGGCTTTGGAGGTTTATGGCAACGACGGTTCCCAAGCGGTGGTGGCTGGAGAAGACTGCCAAACAACCGTATATACTCACAGTCAGCAAGAAGCAGCCTGTAGTTATTGGATGGCAACGCTATCAAGCCTCCGACCTAGTTCCGCAGAAGGATAG
- a CDS encoding filamentous hemagglutinin N-terminal domain-containing protein — protein sequence MNLTGNKLGNLARIKLLSHVARQQPSLLEFYSSDRPGTIAKICARFLAISIQVGMLCSLLSTPPAKAQIVPDSTLPTNSLVRERGDTISIDAGTTKGTNLFHSFDSFSIPTGTTAYFNNSAAIENIISRVTGKFVSKIDGAIAANGAANLFLLNPNGIIFGGNARLNIGGSFLASTANSLKFAEGTQFSAIGDPNHATADQRTNRFAIWW from the coding sequence ATGAACCTAACTGGTAATAAGTTAGGCAATTTAGCCCGAATCAAGCTTTTGAGCCATGTTGCTCGGCAGCAACCGTCATTACTTGAATTCTATTCGAGCGATCGCCCTGGTACAATCGCGAAGATCTGCGCGAGATTTTTGGCAATTTCAATCCAAGTAGGAATGCTGTGTTCTCTACTATCTACTCCACCTGCCAAAGCGCAGATCGTTCCAGATTCTACGCTACCTACTAATTCTTTAGTTAGAGAGCGGGGTGATACCATTTCGATCGACGCTGGCACTACCAAAGGAACTAATTTATTTCACAGCTTCGATTCCTTTTCCATCCCAACTGGTACTACTGCCTATTTCAACAATTCTGCTGCGATTGAGAACATTATTAGTCGAGTTACGGGAAAATTTGTCTCAAAAATTGATGGCGCGATCGCAGCTAACGGAGCGGCTAACTTATTTCTGCTCAATCCGAATGGAATTATTTTTGGTGGCAACGCTCGTTTAAACATTGGTGGTTCATTTCTTGCCAGTACAGCTAATAGTCTCAAATTCGCCGAAGGCACTCAGTTTAGTGCCATCGGCGACCCAAACCACGCCACTGCTGACCAGCGTACCAATAGGTTTGCAATTTGGTGGTAA
- a CDS encoding THUMP domain-containing class I SAM-dependent RNA methyltransferase — protein sequence MNHYFATVARSLESIAAQEIERLGASQVRPDFAGVHFVGDKATLYRVNLWARTIFRVLVPLREFYCPNADILYREVQKISWDKYLQSHNTLAVSCTGGNQKLNHTHFTALQVKNAIVDQQRRKFGQRSTIAPQNPDLLVNVHIQQQRCILSLDSSGTSLHRRGYHPAMGAAPLKETLAAALLEIADWNTSLPFLDPLCGSGTLPIEAGLKALNIAPGLWRQKFGFESFPDFDQELWQQLLTQAKKERLQQLKAPIWGSDRDAEVLTQARSNSERCGLEHQLQFSQTELAQLEAPAGCGTIVCNPPYGERLGVARELGALYKMLGDIFKQRFKGWTAFILTGNKELAKQVGLRTSARFRVYNGAIACTLLKYELY from the coding sequence ATGAACCATTATTTTGCAACAGTGGCTCGTAGTCTAGAATCGATTGCAGCCCAGGAGATAGAACGTTTAGGGGCGAGCCAAGTCCGCCCCGACTTCGCTGGGGTACATTTTGTTGGGGATAAAGCAACGCTATACCGAGTCAATCTCTGGGCAAGGACAATTTTTCGGGTGCTAGTACCGCTCCGCGAATTTTACTGCCCTAATGCAGACATCCTCTACCGTGAGGTGCAAAAAATTTCCTGGGATAAATACCTGCAAAGCCATAACACCCTAGCAGTCAGCTGTACGGGTGGCAATCAAAAACTGAACCATACCCACTTTACTGCACTACAGGTGAAAAACGCTATTGTAGACCAACAGCGGCGTAAATTCGGTCAAAGATCCACGATCGCCCCCCAAAATCCGGATCTTCTGGTCAACGTTCACATCCAGCAACAGCGTTGTATTTTAAGCCTGGATAGTTCGGGGACGAGTCTGCATCGACGAGGTTATCACCCAGCAATGGGAGCAGCCCCGCTGAAAGAAACTTTAGCCGCAGCCCTGCTGGAAATTGCAGATTGGAATACCAGTCTTCCGTTTCTAGATCCTTTATGTGGATCGGGAACCCTGCCGATAGAAGCTGGATTAAAAGCCTTAAACATTGCGCCTGGTTTGTGGCGACAAAAATTTGGCTTTGAAAGCTTTCCTGATTTCGACCAAGAGCTATGGCAACAACTGCTGACGCAAGCCAAAAAGGAGCGATTGCAGCAACTAAAAGCACCGATTTGGGGGAGCGATCGCGACGCAGAGGTATTGACCCAGGCACGCAGTAATAGCGAACGATGTGGCTTGGAACATCAGCTCCAGTTTAGCCAAACTGAGTTAGCTCAGTTGGAAGCTCCAGCAGGATGTGGGACAATCGTTTGTAACCCACCTTATGGAGAGCGTTTAGGAGTTGCAAGAGAACTAGGCGCGCTCTACAAAATGCTAGGTGATATCTTCAAACAACGCTTTAAAGGTTGGACTGCCTTTATTTTGACAGGAAACAAAGAGTTGGCTAAACAAGTGGGGCTGAGAACCTCTGCTCGCTTTCGGGTTTATAATGGTGCGATCGCTTGTACTTTACTTAAGTACGAACTGTACTAA
- a CDS encoding type II toxin-antitoxin system HigB family toxin produces MANNRAIFNIKGNSYRLIVAVRYDIKIVFIRFIGTHAQYDKVDAKTI; encoded by the coding sequence GTGGCAAATAACCGAGCGATCTTTAACATCAAAGGTAATTCCTATCGTTTGATTGTAGCAGTACGGTATGACATTAAAATCGTATTTATTCGTTTTATCGGCACTCACGCCCAATACGACAAAGTTGACGCGAAAACTATTTAG
- a CDS encoding transposase, producing the protein MFAKSDTTLETMAQIAGQRWRIEECFKFAKDSLGLGEYEVRSWHGWHRHITLVLTAQTFLTVLRHQTEPAIYSSTPPLTIAPTGSLAAFKAARGLLSD; encoded by the coding sequence GTGTTTGCCAAGAGCGATACTACTCTAGAAACGATGGCTCAGATAGCTGGGCAAAGGTGGCGAATTGAGGAGTGCTTTAAATTCGCTAAAGACTCTCTCGGTTTAGGAGAATACGAAGTTCGTTCCTGGCACGGTTGGCATCGACATATCACTCTTGTCCTGACGGCTCAAACATTTCTCACCGTATTACGACACCAAACTGAGCCTGCCATTTACTCCTCTACCCCCCCTTTAACGATCGCACCCACTGGCAGTCTGGCTGCGTTCAAAGCGGCACGAGGTTTATTGTCCGACTGA